One window from the genome of Nocardioides panaciterrulae encodes:
- a CDS encoding DUF5063 domain-containing protein has translation MTEPAVSAEPGVVRASGLDGQTEDFAQQIADQVESFLLALRAVAREAEGGSAVSLLLLEISQVLLAGARLGAQQDFVPPAEYQPDVGPEADLDRLRLRLAAILDGVDAYSFVFDPYVPEVVESTLSDDLTSVAGDLENGLRHYRRGNVREALWWWQFSYVSSWGNLAGAVLNALLSVVAHDRLDAEFEGEDEQVAAADQMLGGESTDRP, from the coding sequence ATGACGGAGCCAGCTGTTTCAGCGGAGCCGGGTGTGGTGCGCGCCTCGGGCCTCGACGGCCAGACCGAGGACTTCGCCCAGCAGATCGCCGACCAGGTCGAGAGCTTCCTGCTCGCGCTGCGCGCGGTGGCCCGCGAGGCGGAGGGCGGCAGCGCGGTCTCGCTGCTGCTGCTCGAGATCAGCCAGGTGCTGCTCGCCGGCGCGCGGCTCGGCGCCCAGCAGGACTTCGTGCCGCCCGCGGAGTACCAGCCCGACGTCGGCCCCGAGGCCGACCTCGACCGGCTCCGGCTCCGGCTGGCCGCGATCCTGGACGGGGTGGACGCCTACAGCTTCGTCTTCGACCCCTACGTGCCGGAGGTCGTCGAGAGCACGCTCTCCGACGACCTGACCAGCGTCGCGGGGGACCTGGAGAACGGCCTGCGCCACTACCGCCGCGGCAACGTGCGCGAGGCGCTGTGGTGGTGGCAGTTCTCCTACGTCTCGTCCTGGGGCAACCTGGCGGGGGCGGTGCTGAACGCGCTGCTGTCGGTGGTCGCCCACGACCGGCTGGACGCCGAGTTCGAGGGCGAGGACGAGCAGGTCGCGGCCGCGGACCAGATGCTCGGGGGCGAGTCGACCGACCGCCCCTGA